In the Rhizobium sp. CB3090 genome, one interval contains:
- a CDS encoding cupin domain-containing protein, with the protein MKIDKNGTQSSGKGPADWFTGTVRIDPLFATNEARRGAAGAVTFEPGARTAWHTHPLGQTLIVTAGFGLVQREDGPIEEIRPGDVVWFEPGEKHWHGASPTTAMTHIAIQENLNGKVVDWMEHVTDEQYSGQ; encoded by the coding sequence ATGAAGATCGACAAGAATGGCACTCAGTCCTCCGGCAAGGGTCCTGCCGACTGGTTCACTGGCACAGTACGCATCGACCCGCTGTTCGCCACGAATGAGGCCCGCCGTGGCGCAGCCGGGGCGGTGACATTCGAACCGGGGGCGCGCACTGCATGGCACACCCATCCGCTTGGGCAGACGCTGATAGTCACGGCTGGCTTCGGGCTTGTCCAGCGCGAGGATGGCCCGATCGAGGAGATCCGTCCGGGCGACGTGGTCTGGTTCGAGCCGGGTGAGAAGCATTGGCATGGTGCTTCGCCAACGACAGCGATGACCCACATCGCCATTCAGGAGAACCTCAACGGCAAGGTTGTCGACTGGATGGAGCATGTTACCGACGAACAATACTCCGGCCAATGA